A region of the Clostridiales bacterium genome:
TTGGTTGGTCAAGAATTTTTGAGAATGGTAGCACTTTGTTGATTTTGAACTCTCCCGGAATAATGCGGTAGTGTTCTTTCATCTGCTTATATATATTGTCAGCGAGACTTTGCTTGAATGCGTGAACTCGCTCGTTCAAATCATCATCAGTGATACCGGGAGCATTACTGCGAATAACATCTACGGCTTGTCCTACAAGTTTATAGAGCAAGTCGGAAATTTCGTCATAATCAACGTCATCAAAGTCTATAAGACACGCGATGAGCTGTTCAACAGCCGGGCGCTTAGAACTTCCGGATTTTCCGGCAATCACTTCAAATTCAGTAGAGTCGTGGAGTCCTTGTCGGATAATTTCTCGATGCAATTCATCGAGATTATATCCCTTAGTAGTATCGAGGTCGAAGTCCTCAAATATAGCCTTTACATTTTGTTGTTCAACGACAATGCGCGGAATTTCAATAACATTATCCTTGTAATCCTCTACGACGATATTTATTATTTCGTCGACCTGGGCTATCTGCTCGGCTGCATCTTGTTCCGCAAAAAGGGAGTCCTTGACACTCTCCTTGATGGTTTCAATAGCCTTTTCGCGGAGTTTTTGCTTAACCTCTTTCTTTTGGAGGTCTCCAAAAGAGGCTACACCCTCAGCTGCAATATTGGAGATGGCGGATTCGACAGCCTTACCTACTTGGGTAACATATTGTTTCGACTTCTCCGATATTTCTCCTTTGACCTTTTCGATTTGCTTCTGAATCTTCTGCTCAGTAGAGGTTGGAGTGGTTTCCACACGACCGCCCTGTTCCCGCTCGTCGCGATCTTCAAGCTCGATAAACGAAACACGTTTTAGAAGTGAATTACCCTTATTTGCCTCGTCGATAACTTTCTGGAAGTTGTCGTGAGCAATAACGGTTAAAGTATCAACATCTTTATTGCCGGTGCGTTGACCGCCGTAAGGTAAGCGCAGTCCACGTCCGATAGTCTGCTCAATGAGGATAGCTGCATTAGAGGCACGGAGTGGAATAATTGTGTAAAGATTATTCACATCCCAGCCCTCTTTAAGCATATTGACATGTACGACAATTTCTATCTCGTTGTCGGGTGATTCAAGAGCTACAAACTGACGCTCAATATCTTCATCCTTTTTCGAGGTACTATCAATACGAAGGACTTTCCCCTTATAGGCACCGTGATAAATGCGATCGCTCTGCAATAAATCTTCTATGTCTTTTGCGTGGTTTATATCTCGGCAAGTGACGAGAATGAATGGCTTAACAACCGGCAGGCCGTTCTGCTTGGCATACATCTCAATAGCGAGTTTTGTGCGCTCATGCACGGTAATTCCGTCTTCAAGTTTGATAATTTCAATATCTTCGGGAGTGAAATTATCCTTATTGAAGTTTCGGGCTTTTGCAATCGCCGGATTTTTGACATATAACCCATCGTCGAGAGCTTCTGCAAGATTATATTCAAAAACGATATTCTTAAAGGCTTTCCCTTTTTCATCGAAAGGTGTAGCCGTCATCTCAAGACCAAGAACAGGGCGAAGCTCATTGATTGCTTTTTTTGAAGCGTCTCCGTGATAGCGGTGCGCTTCGTCCATCAAGATTACAAGATCAGGAAGCGATGCGAGATAATCAAAGTACGATTGACCGAGATATTCAGACAGGCGACGCATGCGCGGTAATCCTTTTTTACTCTCTTTACTATCTTTGTTGAACTTCGAGATGTTGAAGATATTGATTTCAAGGTCTGAGAAAAGAGAGCCGGTGCGCTCCTGATAGTTCTCGCCAGTAACGATTCTTGGTGGCCTTCCGACAAATTCACTGATACCCTTGAACACATATTTTGAATATGACTCATCGCCGAAATCTTTTATCAACTTCTCGTAAAGAGTAAGATTGGGAGCAAGCACAAAAAAGTGCTTGATGCCTTTCTTGAGATAAAGGTATGCGATGATGGCACCCATAAGTCGCGTTTTACCGATACCGGTGGCAATAGAAAAAGCAAGAGAAGGAAAATCCCGGTCAAACCCTTTCACAGTCGGCACGATGGATTTCACCTTTGCAAGTTCAGCAGCAATAAACATTTCAAGCATATCCGGGTCAGTCGGTGGTTTCTGCAAGGAAAGCTTATCGGTCAGTCGAGAGGTAAGCTCTAACGCTTTCGCAAGTGGCTTGCGAAGCGAAAGACGTTGACGTATGTAGTTAACTATTTGGTCCATAGATTACTAATTACTCAATTCGGCTTCAATCTCATCAATTGAAGGTAATGTACTTTTGAAATTTTCGGGTAATATTTTTTCTAATTGATATTGTGACACACCGATAGGCAGATTATATCCTTCCAATGAGTATTGAGCTAATACATTATCTTTAGTTTTGCAAACCAATAGCCCTATCGTAGGATTATCTTGCTCAGTTTTAAGCAGATGATTTACTGCCGTTACATACATTCCTAACTGTCCCAGAAAGCCTGGCTCAAATTTTACCACTTTAAGTTCGATTACTACATAACATCTTAGTTTGAGATTATAGAACAATAAGTCAGTAAATTGTTCAGTCTGTCCGACATTCAGCTTGTATTCCTGTCCCACAAATGCGAATCCCTCACCAAGTTCAAGCAAGAATTTAGTAATATTTTTCAGCAATGCCTCCTTCAACTCCCGTTCTTTGTATGGACCGGAAAAATTGACAAAATCAAATATGTATGGATCTTTGGTAATTTCCTGTGTCAACTCACTTGTTGCCTCCGGGAGCAATGCTTTGAAGTTGGAAATCGCCTTTCCCTGACGTAGATGGATTCCGGTTTCAATCATGTGATCCAATATCGACCGGGACCATCCATGTTTTACGGTATTCTCTATATAAAAGAGAGCCGTCTGAGGTTGATCGAAATACTTATCAATGAGCAATCGGTGATGGCCCCACGGAACTCTGAAAAAATCTGCCGCAGGTTGTGGCGGATTTGATAGTGAAGATTCTGCCACAGCTTGTGGCAGAATCTTCGAGTACATTATATAAAATTTTTTAATGGCCTGTAGATTCCGACTCGAAAACCCCTTGGCTTCAGGAATTGCCGCCTTCAAATCACGACTCAATGTTTCGAAGAATTTACTGCCATACTTATTCTCAGACTGCATGGCTACGATGTCATGACCCAATTCCCAGTAAAATCGCAGCATTTCGGAATTTACCGCAATCGCAGCTTTTATTTGAGCGGACTGATAGCGGTTAGACAACTCGCCAATCCAATCCCTATACTCCTTATCCAATATCACTTTTCCACTCATTGATTGAAAAGATTTGGTGTGTCATCGTTTTTCTTCAGAGAATTTTCCTCCTGATCACCATCATCCCATTCTTCATCTTCAATGTTGGGCACTGAGATGATATTTAGGGAATAGTCGTCGCGGTCGAACTCGCAGGTGTCGAGAAGAACTTTGGGGATTTTCTTGATAGTGATGTTTGAGTACTTGTTACGACACTCCGGCTGAAACTTGGTGCAGCAGATAAGTAATGATTCATCTTCGCCCAACTGATTGTGAATTGCGTCGAGCATTTCAGCAGTAATCAGTTGGGTGGTAGTGAAGATAAAGTCATGCTCAGAACTGCTACCTT
Encoded here:
- a CDS encoding DEAD/DEAH box helicase family protein, translated to MDQIVNYIRQRLSLRKPLAKALELTSRLTDKLSLQKPPTDPDMLEMFIAAELAKVKSIVPTVKGFDRDFPSLAFSIATGIGKTRLMGAIIAYLYLKKGIKHFFVLAPNLTLYEKLIKDFGDESYSKYVFKGISEFVGRPPRIVTGENYQERTGSLFSDLEINIFNISKFNKDSKESKKGLPRMRRLSEYLGQSYFDYLASLPDLVILMDEAHRYHGDASKKAINELRPVLGLEMTATPFDEKGKAFKNIVFEYNLAEALDDGLYVKNPAIAKARNFNKDNFTPEDIEIIKLEDGITVHERTKLAIEMYAKQNGLPVVKPFILVTCRDINHAKDIEDLLQSDRIYHGAYKGKVLRIDSTSKKDEDIERQFVALESPDNEIEIVVHVNMLKEGWDVNNLYTIIPLRASNAAILIEQTIGRGLRLPYGGQRTGNKDVDTLTVIAHDNFQKVIDEANKGNSLLKRVSFIELEDRDEREQGGRVETTPTSTEQKIQKQIEKVKGEISEKSKQYVTQVGKAVESAISNIAAEGVASFGDLQKKEVKQKLREKAIETIKESVKDSLFAEQDAAEQIAQVDEIINIVVEDYKDNVIEIPRIVVEQQNVKAIFEDFDLDTTKGYNLDELHREIIRQGLHDSTEFEVIAGKSGSSKRPAVEQLIACLIDFDDVDYDEISDLLYKLVGQAVDVIRSNAPGITDDDLNERVHAFKQSLADNIYKQMKEHYRIIPGEFKINKVLPFSKILDQPIIVNNWGTLDFHEPVPAQKSAVVKFVYVGFKKSYYTKYRFDSSTELDFSFILETNNEVLKWIRPVPNQFNIYWSSGAKKYEPDFIVETADAIYMCETKAEKDVNDSDVQAKAEAAREFCRRASEFTAQNGGKPWHYLIIPHTLVDRGYSFNYILKQIKLK
- a CDS encoding DUF1016 domain-containing protein, whose translation is MSGKVILDKEYRDWIGELSNRYQSAQIKAAIAVNSEMLRFYWELGHDIVAMQSENKYGSKFFETLSRDLKAAIPEAKGFSSRNLQAIKKFYIMYSKILPQAVAESSLSNPPQPAADFFRVPWGHHRLLIDKYFDQPQTALFYIENTVKHGWSRSILDHMIETGIHLRQGKAISNFKALLPEATSELTQEITKDPYIFDFVNFSGPYKERELKEALLKNITKFLLELGEGFAFVGQEYKLNVGQTEQFTDLLFYNLKLRCYVVIELKVVKFEPGFLGQLGMYVTAVNHLLKTEQDNPTIGLLVCKTKDNVLAQYSLEGYNLPIGVSQYQLEKILPENFKSTLPSIDEIEAELSN